From a region of the Primulina eburnea isolate SZY01 chromosome 7, ASM2296580v1, whole genome shotgun sequence genome:
- the LOC140836138 gene encoding uncharacterized protein produces MAMNTERSSKALHNFTMPGQLRWGNQRFLRCMKVNSDGQISPDHRFNTSAADSHYNQHHHHHRRAISVQNRRARIRGGNRRESSCHRSDKVCSTPPPPADHGIAAIREKVLFDLQTAAVKMKDAIFKEGLENGDVSHLVSPPPLAASAVEFPQGETHRPWSLRTRRAACKTTPSGGGAVTGSVSGSGPIPGLEPTRPSAAVDNSSRLRSGGGMAEGVEKRGREKFSVALSKSEIEEDFMTMVNHRPPRRPKKRVKIIQKQWM; encoded by the coding sequence ATGGCGATGAATACGGAAAGATCATCCAAGGCTTTGCACAATTTCACGATGCCGGGACAGCTGCGGTGGGGGAATCAGCGGTTCCTCCGATGCATGAAGGTCAACTCCGATGGACAAATCTCGCCAGACCACCGCTTCAACACGTCGGCTGCAGATTCTCATTACAATCAGCACCACCACCATCATCGGCGTGCGATTTCTGTCCAAAACCGCCGCGCCAGAATTAGAGGCGGGAACAGAAGAGAATCCTCTTGCCACAGGTCCGACAAAGTGTGTTCCACGCCGCCGCCTCCCGCCGATCATGGGATTGCCGCAATCAGAGAGAAGGTCCTGTTCGATCTTCAAACTGCAGCCGTTAAGATGAAAGACGCGATTTTCAAGGAGGGTCTAGAGAATGGAGATGTCTCTCATCTCGTTTCTCCTCCGCCGCTTGCGGCGTCGGCGGTGGAATTCCCGCAAGGCGAAACCCATAGGCCGTGGAGTTTGCGAACACGGCGAGCTGCTTGTAAAACGACACCGTCGGGCGGTGGTGCTGTCACGGGGAGTGTAAGTGGAAGCGGTCCCATCCCGGGACTTGAACCGACGAGACCGTCGGCGGCTGTGGACAACTCTTCGAGGCTGAGGAGCGGCGGAGGCATGGCGGAAGGAGTTGAGAAGAGGGGGCGGGAGAAATTCTCGGTGGCTCTTTCGAAGAGTGAGATCGAAGAGGATTTCATGACAATGGTCAA